One part of the Glycine max cultivar Williams 82 chromosome 14, Glycine_max_v4.0, whole genome shotgun sequence genome encodes these proteins:
- the LOC102668757 gene encoding uncharacterized protein: MPLYSKFLKDMLTKKSKYIHSYNIVVEGNCSAVIQRILPPKYKDLGSVTIPYSIGLVSVGKALIDLGVSINLMPLYMCRRIRELEIMPIEMTLQLADRSITRPYGMIEDVLVKVQQFTFPADFVVMDIEEDAKVHLILGRPFMLTANSVVDMGKGNLEMGIDNQKVTFKLFDAAKHSLERDICSKTKEVKNEMVFLARAKLAPNP, from the coding sequence ATGCCACTCTATTCAAAGTTTCTGAAGGATATGCTAACCAAGAAGAGCAAATATATCCACAGTTATAAtattgtggtggaaggaaactgCAGTGCTGTGATTCAAAGAATCCTTCCACCTAAATACAAAGATCTGGGGAGTGTTACGATCCCCTACTCTATTGGTCTAGTGTCAGTTGGTAAAGCCCTCATTGACTTGGGGGTTAGCATAAATTTGATGCCTCTCTACATGTGTAGGAGGATTAGAGAGTTGGAGATTATGCCAATAGAAATGACATTGCAGCTGGCAGATCGTTCCATCACAAGGCCTTATGGCATGATCgaagatgttttggtcaagGTGCAACAATTTACCTTCCCTGCAGATTTTGTTGTCATGGATATTGAAGAGGATGCTAAAGTCCATCTGATTTTGGGTCGTCCCTTCATGTTAACTGCCAATTCTGTGGTGGATATGGGGAAAGGTAATCTGGAAATGGGTATTGATAATCAGAAGGtcacatttaaattatttgatgcCGCAAAGCACTCACTTGAACGGGATATCTGCTCCAAGACAAAGGAAGTTAAGAATGAGATGGTTTTCTTGGCCAGAGCCAAGCTTGCTCCAAACCCATGA